The following DNA comes from Bacteroidota bacterium.
TTTATTATCTGTTTTTACTTTCTCTTTTAAGTTATCTTTTTGATTGATGATTTTTTCAGTTTGCTTTTTCTTATGCTTACGTAAGAATAAAACAGAACTCTTTACTCCTGCACCTGTGGCAGAAAATGCAGTTTGTGGTAATGAAACAACTGCTACAATTCTGTACATTTCTTCAATATTGTCTCTTACATATTGCAAACTACTGTTTGTTAAAATTCCGTCAGGAATTACAATTGCCAAATATCCATTTTCGTGCAAAAACTTATGGCACTGCTCAATAAACAATACTTCTGTGCTTTGGCTATCTCTAACTTTTTCTCTCAATGCTTTAACAGATAACCAATCATCTTCTTTTTTTCCAAGATTATATTGATGTAAATACGCTTTTTCAGTTTGTTTTATACTGCTTCCAAAAGGCGGATTTGTTACAATAAAATCGAATGAATTGTATTTAAACTCAAAATTTTTGGTATTGTTTTGCAAATCGATGTCCTTTAAAAGCCCGTCTGATGCAATTACATTTGTATGACCATCATCGTGAATAATCATATTCATTTTTGCAGTTCTTGCAATTTGGTCATTTATTTCAATTCCAAATAAGTTTTTTTCGGCAAAGTCGTGCCAAAATTTATAATGGTCTTTTTCTTCTTTTATCGGGTCGTAATATTCAGTTGCTTGTTCTCTTACTTTATCAAGTGCATACAACAAGAAGCCACCACTACCACAACTTGTATCAAGTACTTTTGATTTTTGAGTAATTGGAACGCTATCAACTATAAATTTCACAATTGGTCTTGGTGTAAAATATTGCCCAAAATCGCCTCTGAAATAACTACCCATAAAAGTCTCAAATGCTTTTCCTTTACTGTCAAGGTCAGTTTTGTTAAGATTTATTCTTTGGAAATACTTTACAATTGTTAATGTTTCTTGTGCAGAAAGAGAAATACCATCTTTAAAAACTTCGGGTGCTTCTTTTTCACCAATTGCATATATTTTTTTTACTCGATTTAATAAATCTTCAGGATCTTCACCCCTAAATAATTGGAAATCGTATGGTTCCCCGTTTATTCTGTGACGTTTTTCGTCCCAAATTTTACAGAAAATTAATTTGTCTAATTCGTCAAATGCAACACTTGGATTTCGTTGTCCACCACCCCAAAGTGCTTGATGCGATTGTATGAATATTTTTGTTAATTCGCTTTCGCTTACAACTTCTAATTCAAAAAACTTTTGCTTTTTTCCATAATCTTCTTCGGGTTCATAAACTCTGTTACCTTCAACTTGTGAAATTCCACCTTTTACATATTTGTAAGGTGCAAGTTTGTTAATTCCAAATTGTGGAATATCGGGTATTTCAATTCTACTTTTCGGTTTCTTATCAGGAACTTCGTAATATTGATTTTTTATTCGTGAAGTAGTCCAAACGTATTTTGCTCCTTCTGCTACTGCGTAACTATATGCTTGGTCAACCGCAATATTAAATTGTTGGTCGGTTAAATCTTCCTTTTTACATTCAACTAAAATATATGTTTCTTCGTGTTTGTCGTCATTGTAAACAATTAGGTCAGCTTCTTTTATTTCAGAACCCATTTGCACAGAAGCAAATTGCTTAATCCTTTTTTCAGAATAGCCATAAATCAAAACTAATGTTAGAAATGTTTCAGCTTGTACTTTCTCTTCGGGATTATTAAAGTTTCGTTTTTTGTTTTGATGTATGTAAGTTATAAAGTTTCGACTTTCGTCAAACTTTATTAATCCTTGTTTTATTCCTTGATCAATTATATTCATATAATTATTTATTCAAATTTATTCAAAAATCAAAGATACGGCTAATCTTTCAGGGGTGGAAAAAATAGCACTTTTGGTTTTCAACATTATTTGAACTTTTATTATCAATTTTCCGAAAAAACCCAAATGTGCTATTTTTACGTGGGCTTATTTCAATTTCTTTTTGGTTTCATTCAATGTTCGGTTGTTCTTTTAGCTTTTGTGTAACAATAGTATGTCCATAAAATTCCGTATATTTCCTTATTCTCTTTTAGTTTTAAACTTCATGTCATAAATTGAAGTAATTATCTATTTCTCAATCAGAATCTTTTTAGAATATCTGTAATTTTCGTTTTCAATAATTATTAAATATAATCCGTTTTGTACTTTTTCAAAATTAAGTACTTTCAGTTTTTCACTACTATCAGAAATAGAAATATTATTGATAATTTCGCCAAGCATATTGAATATTCTAATCTTGTAATGGCTTAACAAATCGTTATCCATATCGACATAAACAAGTGAAGAAGCAGGATTTGGATAAATATTAATATTTTCTGAATTGAATTTTTCGTCGATAGAATTTAATGTTCCGCAAAGAAAAGGTTCCAGACTGAGAGAAGTAGTAAATCCGGAAGAAATTTCAACAAATGATTTCCAAACTCCATTTTCCTTTACGTATGAAGTATTTAATCCGCCTTCGCCACGCAAATCGGCATGAAAAACCACGAAAGTATCAATGGGATTGTTGTAAAATATTTCATAGCCAATGAAAAAATTGCCATCGGTTTCTATTGCCGGATCAAAGTCGATATAATTATATGTTAATTCCTGAAAACCGGAAATCAAAATATCTTTTGAATGCAGAACTGAACCGGGCAAATTACCTCCTTCCCAAACTTTTACTGTTATTTTTGATGCTCCGGCTGCTGCATACGCACTTGCAACAGCAATATCAACTCCATGAATGAAATTTGCCTGTTGATTGGAATACTTTTCAGCAAATTCAGTAAATTCATATTCGTTATGACCTGTCCACCAGCCCCAGACACTTGTTCCAAATCCATAGGCTGCAAGTTCTTCTGTATCAGCAATATTTGAAACATAATCGCAACCCGAAACCACAGTTACGTAGCCACTTTTTAAAACCTCATCGTTGCCGGAACTATTCGTTGCTATTAATTTAACGTTATAAACACCAGGAGTTTCATATACAATATTTACCGGATGCTGATTGCTCGAACTTGTAGTGTTTGCACCTGAAAACGACCAAGACCATGAAGTAGGATTTCCAGACGAAAGATCTGTAAAATCAATATGACCGCCTTCTACGATTTGCGAATATGTTGAACTAAAGTCAGCTATGGGAGGATTACTACCATGAAATGGGTTGTAGCCATTGATATAAATATCCCCTGAATTATTTGGGTCTAACCAGGTCTGAAGCTGTTCATGATCTAAAGGATAGGAATCCCAGGCAGCATTTATTTTTTGAAAATAATCGTTTACATTGTTCGAGCAACTTGCCTGTCCTCCGGTAAGTTCTCCTATAATTCTGTGTTCTTCATTAAACAAAGGAGAGCCGGACGAGCCTCCCTCGGTTGTTCCCAACTCCCAATCGTGTATCCACCAATGTGTATTTTGGTCGAGCCCAGCACCATAATCGCCGGTTGTAGGAGAATCGTAGTCTTTCGATATTTTTTTTACATCTCCTTGCGGATGATGCAAACAAATTGCCTTTTTAGGAGACTCTGTCTGTCTGTCCCAGCCTGCATAATATGGCAGATAATTTGCTGGAGGACTTATACTTAACTCAACCAGAGAAAAGTCTAAATTGTTGTGGGTTGCCTTTAATGTTGAAGAAGAAATTTGCTGAGATATTTCCCCATCAGGACCACTACAAGTTGGGCTTTCGTAATTGAAATAAAATATTGCATCTGCTGCATTAGTACCATTAGTTATGCAATGATGAGCTGTCAGAACGTACGGACTGCCATCGGAATTTGTATTGTTTACCAAAGCTCCTGAACACAACATAGAATTGATAATTATCCTGCAAACAGCATGTTTTTCATTTTGCCAATCGTCTCCTTCGGTGCAATTTATATCAACATTGCAGGAACCAGAATTTCCAAAAGAACCATCTTTATTTCCATCTAAATGAGCATAAACATTTATATAATCGTGATAAACCTCTCCTACTTTTAGAGCTGCCAATCCAATTGCGTTTCTTGGTTTATGATATTCAATAACTATTTCTTCACCTTTTACGGGCGCTATTGTCAATGTTCTTGAAATCTTATTATTTTGGGCAGTGAATGCACCTGCAATATTTCTCCCATCTGCACTATAAATAAAAAGCTTCGATCCTTCCGGCAGATGAAACTCCTTGAACTTTAAGCCAATTGAATATGCACCTCTTGAACGAATTGCACAACGCCACACTTCATCGCCATTTTCAAGTATATCCGACTTTCCTTTCTTTAAAACATCTGCTTCGAATAAAATAGTTGCTGCATAGCGCATGGGAATATTTTTTTTTGCATTTTGCAAATCTTCGTTTTTTAAGCTCTGAATGTCAATATTTTCCATTTCATAAATTGGAATATCGTTGTTCAAATTTTTATAAAAACTTATAGGAGAGCCGCCTTTACTTTTTTGAGCAAAACTATTGCTATTTTGAAAAATAAACAAAAGCAAAAATAACATAGCAAAAGACCCAGCAAAACTTCTCATAACACAAAAAACTTTTAATTAAAAACACAAATATAGGAATTATAAAAAATATTACATTTTAAAAAACTATCAAGAATTTAGGTTAAATAGTGTCTCAATTTTCTGTTAAATAATATTTGATTTACAATTTTGAACAAAAGTTGTGGCAGAAAAAATTGAATAAAATTAAGCTAAATTCTATAAATTAATGGCAGAATTTCTCAATCTCAGTTTTTCAAAATTCATTTAAAATTTGACAAATAAAAAAATAGCTTTGACAAACGTCATATTTTTTCTGATTTATACCAAAAGAAAAAGGCAACTTAAAAGTTGCCTTAATCAATCAAAAAAAATGAAAAAAAACCTAACTTAAATATGTTTAACCTTTGCTGACTTCTAATACGTTAACCCATTTTAAAGGTTACAAAAATGCTTGTTAATTTCTTGTTGATAAGTCGCTAAAACAACAAACCATAGTTTTCAATATATTTGCAAAAAATTAATTTTTATGGTTGAAAATTATTCTGATGATACAATAAAAACTTTAGACTGGAAGGAACATATTAGAAAACGTCCGGGAATGTATATTGGTAAACTTGGCGATGGCTCATCTCACGACGATGGAATATATATCCTCGTAAAAGAAGTTATTGACAACTCCATTGACGAATATATGATGGGATTCGGCAAATATATTGATGTTAGCATTTCCGAAAAATATGTAACTATCAGAGATTTTGGAAGAGGAATTCCTCTAAATAAAGTTGTTGATGTTTCGTCGAAAATGAATACTGGAGCAAAATACGATTCAAAAGTTTTCAAAAAAACAGTTGGGCTAAACGGTGTTGGAATTAAAGCAGTGAATGCTCTTTCTGAGTATTTTCACATACAATCTATTAGAGACAAGCAAGAAAAATCGATTGAATTTTCGCAAGGACAAATAGTTTCAGAAAATCCTATTTCGCAAAGCAGCAACGAAAATGGCGTAATTATCAAATTCAAACCCGACGAAAACATGTTTGGAAATTATCGCTACATTTCCGAGTATATCGAAACTTTATTGAGAAATTATGTTTTTTTAAATTCGGGTTTAAGAATTAACTTTAACGGAAACAAATTTTTTTCAAGAAACGGACTACTCGATTTACTAGATGAAAAAATGAATGCTCCAGGAAAATATCCAATTATTCATCTAAAAGGCGAAGATATAGAAATTGCAATTACACATGGGAATCAGTATGGCGAAGAATATTATTCGTTTGTAAATGGGCAACATACCACTCAGGGCGGAACTCATTTGCTTGCTTTTAAGGAAGCCTACGTTCGGACAATACGAGATTTTTACAATAAAAACTACGAACCCTCAGACATTAGAACATCAATTGTTGCCGCTGTAAGTTTAAAAGTTGAAGAGCCAATTTTCGAATCGCAAACAAAAACCAAGCTTGGCTCGAAAAATATTAGTCCGCAAGGAGTTTCTGTAAGAAATTTTATACTCGATTTTATCAGAACAACACTTGATAATTATCTTCATAAAAGTCCTGAAACTGCAAATATTTTGCAGAAAAAAATTCAGGAATCTGAAAAAGAAAGAAAAGCAATATCGAATATTAAAAAGATTGCAAAAGAAAGAGCAAAAAAAGCAAGCCTTCATAATAAAAAACTACGCGATTGCAGAATACACTATAATGCAAAAAACGGAGAGGAACGCTTACAATCTACAATTTTTATTACTGAGGGCGATTCGGCGAGCGGTTCTATCACAAAATCGAGAAATGTAAATACTCAAGCAGTTTTTAGTTTGAAAGGAAAACCTCTTAATACTTATGGACTTACAAAAAAAATTGTTTACGAAAACGAAGAATTTAACTTGTTGCAATCTGCCCTGAACATTGAAGATAGCTTAGAAAATTTAAGATATAATAATGTTGTAATTGCCACTGATGCCGATGTTGATGGAATGCACATCAGGCTTTTGCTGATCACATTTTTTCTTCAGTTTTTTCCCGATTTAATAAAAAACGGACATCTCTACATTTTACAAACTCCACTATTCAGAGTAAGAAACAAAAAGAAAACCTTCTATTGCTACAACGATGACGAAAAAAAGAAGGCTATGAAAAAAACCGGAGTTAATCCAGAAATTACAAGATTTAAAGGTTTAGGAGAAATTTCGCCTGATGAGTTCAAATATTTTATTGGGAAAGATATTCATTTAGAGCCTGTTATATATAAAAAGGAAGAATCTGTTAGCGATTTGCTCTCATTCTATATGGGGAAAAACACACCTGCCCGACAAGAATTCATAATAAATAATCTGGTAATTGAAGAAGATTTGGTCGAACAATAAAAGGTCTATTTATTTTTGATGAAAGCTAAAATTATGGGAAGCTAATTTTCTAAAACGAATTTCAATTATCTATAACTGATACTTTCTAAATAAGATTGCAAAATAATAGTTGCACTAATTTTATCTATAAGCGCTTTATTCCGCCGAGCCATTTTTTTTACACCTCCATCAATCATTGTTTGAAAAGCAATTTTCGATGTAAATCGTTCGTCAACAAGTGAAATTGGGATATGTGGATATTTTTTTTGTAGTTTTTCTAAAAAAGGATCAATAAATACGGTAGCTTCAGATTTTTCATTTCTCAAAGTTTTAGGGTATCCAACCACGAATCGTTCAACAATTTCTTTTTTCAAATAATCTTCAATGAATTTGAAGATTTCTGGCGAAGCTAATGTCGTCAGCCCTGAAGCTATAATCTTTTCAGAATCTGTAACAGCAATGCCGATGCGTTGCTTGCCATAATCTATTGCAAATATTCTTCCCAATTTATTAGTAATTTTTAAAAACAAAAATCCGAAGCAGTTTTTCGTGCCAGATTATATTCACTTACGATATTTTCAATGATTTGAGAAACTGGCAAAATCTTATCAATACTGGCTGAAACTTGTCCAATTTCCAGTTCACCTTCATAAATATCTCCATCGAACATTCCCAATTTTGCCCTTCCTCGTCCTAACATCTTCAATAATTCTTCCTTCGATTTTCCTGACAATTCTGCTTTTTCTACTCTTTCGCAAAACTGATTTTTTATTAGCCGAACCGGAATTAATTCTTTGAAAGACAATCGGGTACTTCCTTCTTGTGCTTTTAGAATTTCATTTTTGAAATTAATGTGAGCCGACGACTCTTCCGAACAAACAAAACGGCTTCCAATCTGAACTCCATCGGCACCCAAAACCATTGCAGCAAGCATCGATTTTCCGGACGAAATACCACCGGCAGCAATCATTGGTTTTTCAATTTTATCTTTGACTTTTGGAATTAAAGTTAGTGTAGTTGTCTCCTCTCGTCCGTTGTGTCCGCCAGCTTCAAAGCCTTCGGCTACAATTACATCTGCTCCAGCATCTTGACTTTTTAATGCAAATTTAGAATTTGCCACTACATGCGCAACAGTGATTCCATTTTCTTGAAGATGCTTAGTCCAGATTTTCGGATTTCCTGCCGAAGTGAATACTATTTTCACTTCCTCTTCAATAGCAATTTTAATTATTTGCTCTGCATAAGAATAAATTAATGGGACGTTTACGCCAAATGGCTTTTTCGTGGCATTTTTCACTTTTCGGATATGTTGCCTGAAAATTTCAGGTGTCATTGATCCGGCACCTATTAAGCCTAATCCACCGGAATTGCTTACAGCCGAAGTAAGTTCCCAGCCACTACACCAAATCATTCCTCCTTGAATTATTGGATATTGTATTCCGAAAATTTCACAAATTCTATTTTTTGCCATAATGAACAATTTGGAGAAGATTACTTAATTTCTAATTTTTGTTAGCCATAAAGTTGAAACGAAAAGACAATTATTTTTTTAGCATTTTGACTCGTTCTATTCTAGAATTGCCAATATCTAATATTTCAAATTCAAAATTTCTAATTTTTATCTTATCGTGCAAATTTGGAATACTTTCATAATGAAACAAAATATAGCCTGCTATTGTGTTAT
Coding sequences within:
- the ruvX gene encoding Holliday junction resolvase RuvX; the protein is MGRIFAIDYGKQRIGIAVTDSEKIIASGLTTLASPEIFKFIEDYLKKEIVERFVVGYPKTLRNEKSEATVFIDPFLEKLQKKYPHIPISLVDERFTSKIAFQTMIDGGVKKMARRNKALIDKISATIILQSYLESISYR
- a CDS encoding T9SS type A sorting domain-containing protein: MRSFAGSFAMLFLLLFIFQNSNSFAQKSKGGSPISFYKNLNNDIPIYEMENIDIQSLKNEDLQNAKKNIPMRYAATILFEADVLKKGKSDILENGDEVWRCAIRSRGAYSIGLKFKEFHLPEGSKLFIYSADGRNIAGAFTAQNNKISRTLTIAPVKGEEIVIEYHKPRNAIGLAALKVGEVYHDYINVYAHLDGNKDGSFGNSGSCNVDINCTEGDDWQNEKHAVCRIIINSMLCSGALVNNTNSDGSPYVLTAHHCITNGTNAADAIFYFNYESPTCSGPDGEISQQISSSTLKATHNNLDFSLVELSISPPANYLPYYAGWDRQTESPKKAICLHHPQGDVKKISKDYDSPTTGDYGAGLDQNTHWWIHDWELGTTEGGSSGSPLFNEEHRIIGELTGGQASCSNNVNDYFQKINAAWDSYPLDHEQLQTWLDPNNSGDIYINGYNPFHGSNPPIADFSSTYSQIVEGGHIDFTDLSSGNPTSWSWSFSGANTTSSSNQHPVNIVYETPGVYNVKLIATNSSGNDEVLKSGYVTVVSGCDYVSNIADTEELAAYGFGTSVWGWWTGHNEYEFTEFAEKYSNQQANFIHGVDIAVASAYAAAGASKITVKVWEGGNLPGSVLHSKDILISGFQELTYNYIDFDPAIETDGNFFIGYEIFYNNPIDTFVVFHADLRGEGGLNTSYVKENGVWKSFVEISSGFTTSLSLEPFLCGTLNSIDEKFNSENINIYPNPASSLVYVDMDNDLLSHYKIRIFNMLGEIINNISISDSSEKLKVLNFEKVQNGLYLIIIENENYRYSKKILIEK
- a CDS encoding nitronate monooxygenase; the protein is MAKNRICEIFGIQYPIIQGGMIWCSGWELTSAVSNSGGLGLIGAGSMTPEIFRQHIRKVKNATKKPFGVNVPLIYSYAEQIIKIAIEEEVKIVFTSAGNPKIWTKHLQENGITVAHVVANSKFALKSQDAGADVIVAEGFEAGGHNGREETTTLTLIPKVKDKIEKPMIAAGGISSGKSMLAAMVLGADGVQIGSRFVCSEESSAHINFKNEILKAQEGSTRLSFKELIPVRLIKNQFCERVEKAELSGKSKEELLKMLGRGRAKLGMFDGDIYEGELEIGQVSASIDKILPVSQIIENIVSEYNLARKTASDFCF
- a CDS encoding type IIA DNA topoisomerase subunit B gives rise to the protein MVENYSDDTIKTLDWKEHIRKRPGMYIGKLGDGSSHDDGIYILVKEVIDNSIDEYMMGFGKYIDVSISEKYVTIRDFGRGIPLNKVVDVSSKMNTGAKYDSKVFKKTVGLNGVGIKAVNALSEYFHIQSIRDKQEKSIEFSQGQIVSENPISQSSNENGVIIKFKPDENMFGNYRYISEYIETLLRNYVFLNSGLRINFNGNKFFSRNGLLDLLDEKMNAPGKYPIIHLKGEDIEIAITHGNQYGEEYYSFVNGQHTTQGGTHLLAFKEAYVRTIRDFYNKNYEPSDIRTSIVAAVSLKVEEPIFESQTKTKLGSKNISPQGVSVRNFILDFIRTTLDNYLHKSPETANILQKKIQESEKERKAISNIKKIAKERAKKASLHNKKLRDCRIHYNAKNGEERLQSTIFITEGDSASGSITKSRNVNTQAVFSLKGKPLNTYGLTKKIVYENEEFNLLQSALNIEDSLENLRYNNVVIATDADVDGMHIRLLLITFFLQFFPDLIKNGHLYILQTPLFRVRNKKKTFYCYNDDEKKKAMKKTGVNPEITRFKGLGEISPDEFKYFIGKDIHLEPVIYKKEESVSDLLSFYMGKNTPARQEFIINNLVIEEDLVEQ
- a CDS encoding N-6 DNA methylase codes for the protein MNIIDQGIKQGLIKFDESRNFITYIHQNKKRNFNNPEEKVQAETFLTLVLIYGYSEKRIKQFASVQMGSEIKEADLIVYNDDKHEETYILVECKKEDLTDQQFNIAVDQAYSYAVAEGAKYVWTTSRIKNQYYEVPDKKPKSRIEIPDIPQFGINKLAPYKYVKGGISQVEGNRVYEPEEDYGKKQKFFELEVVSESELTKIFIQSHQALWGGGQRNPSVAFDELDKLIFCKIWDEKRHRINGEPYDFQLFRGEDPEDLLNRVKKIYAIGEKEAPEVFKDGISLSAQETLTIVKYFQRINLNKTDLDSKGKAFETFMGSYFRGDFGQYFTPRPIVKFIVDSVPITQKSKVLDTSCGSGGFLLYALDKVREQATEYYDPIKEEKDHYKFWHDFAEKNLFGIEINDQIARTAKMNMIIHDDGHTNVIASDGLLKDIDLQNNTKNFEFKYNSFDFIVTNPPFGSSIKQTEKAYLHQYNLGKKEDDWLSVKALREKVRDSQSTEVLFIEQCHKFLHENGYLAIVIPDGILTNSSLQYVRDNIEEMYRIVAVVSLPQTAFSATGAGVKSSVLFLRKHKKKQTEKIINQKDNLKEKVKTDNKYIETIEKWEKEKKEAIKKLETEAKKKNPSFNKKEINELIKDDKTKIQNEFKDKVNFLKEELTENYFSAKQTTLDDYPIFMAIAEDIGYDATGRETQNNELVEIGKELSKFINRINETEV